A single region of the Streptomyces sp. NBC_01381 genome encodes:
- a CDS encoding ABC transporter permease: MLAYLIRRLIAVVIMVLVVLLATFTVFFMLPKWAGQDIAVLFAGKSSGAEQLAGIRIKLGLDDPLLVQFWDFVKGIPMGRDYANGADVTHCPAPCFGYSFRTEAPVWETLKDALPVTAALAAGACVLWLIAGVATGVLSALKRGTVWDRSAMITALGGVSLPVFFTGMIAMGLFVHTLGWVEIEDTLTTDDPINIWFETLILPWIVLAFLNAAMYARLTRATMLEVLGEDYIRTARAKGLGEATVIRRHALRSAMTPILTVFGLDLGVLMGGAVLTESTFNLPGLGLEAVKAISNKDLPVILGVTLCASLAIALANLVVDLLYAVIDPRVRLG, encoded by the coding sequence GTGCTTGCTTATCTCATCCGGCGCCTGATCGCCGTTGTCATCATGGTGCTGGTCGTACTGCTCGCGACCTTCACCGTCTTCTTCATGCTGCCCAAGTGGGCGGGACAGGACATCGCCGTCCTCTTCGCCGGCAAGTCGTCCGGTGCCGAGCAGCTCGCGGGCATCCGGATCAAACTGGGCCTGGACGATCCTCTGCTCGTCCAGTTCTGGGACTTCGTCAAGGGCATCCCGATGGGGCGTGACTACGCCAACGGGGCCGACGTCACCCACTGCCCGGCCCCCTGCTTCGGATACTCCTTCCGTACCGAGGCCCCGGTCTGGGAGACCCTCAAGGACGCCCTGCCCGTCACCGCGGCGCTCGCCGCCGGTGCCTGTGTGCTGTGGCTGATCGCCGGTGTCGCCACCGGCGTGCTCTCCGCGCTCAAGCGGGGCACCGTCTGGGACCGTTCCGCGATGATCACCGCCCTCGGCGGCGTCTCGCTGCCGGTCTTCTTCACCGGCATGATCGCGATGGGGCTCTTCGTCCACACCCTTGGCTGGGTGGAGATCGAGGACACCCTCACCACGGACGATCCGATCAACATCTGGTTCGAGACGCTGATCCTGCCCTGGATCGTGCTCGCGTTCCTCAATGCCGCCATGTACGCGCGACTGACCCGCGCCACCATGCTGGAAGTGCTCGGCGAGGACTACATCCGCACCGCGCGCGCCAAGGGGCTCGGCGAGGCCACCGTCATCCGACGGCACGCGCTGCGCTCCGCCATGACGCCGATCCTCACGGTCTTCGGCCTCGACCTCGGTGTGCTCATGGGCGGCGCCGTCCTCACCGAGTCCACGTTCAACCTGCCGGGGCTCGGCCTCGAGGCGGTCAAGGCCATCAGCAACAAGGACCTGCCGGTGATCCTCGGCGTCACCTTGTGCGCATCGCTCGCGATCGCCCTCGCCAACCTCGTCGTCGACCTTCTGTACGCCGTCATCGACCCGCGAGTGAGGCTGGGATGA
- a CDS encoding ABC transporter ATP-binding protein translates to MTDLHKTGAAVGEPVATASDAPSAFLEVRDLKVHFPTDDGLVKSVDGLSFQLEKGKTLGIVGESGSGKSVTSLGILGLHTAGQYGRRRAQLSGEIWLNGTELLTADPNEVRKLRGRDMAMIFQDPLSALHPYYSIGKQIMEAYRVHHNVDKKAARKRAIEMLDRVGIPQPDKRVDSYPHEFSGGMRQRAMIAMALVNNPELLIADEPTTALDVTVQAQILDLIRDLQKEFGSAVIMITHDLGVVAEMADELLVMYGGRCVERGTAEKVFYEPQHPYTWGLLGSMPRIDREETDRLVPVKGSPPSLINLPQGCAFNPRCPYADIPKDQITRRERPDLREVAPGHFTACHMAQEERTRIWTEEIAPKL, encoded by the coding sequence ATGACCGATCTGCACAAGACCGGAGCGGCGGTCGGAGAACCCGTCGCCACCGCTTCGGACGCTCCCAGCGCCTTCCTCGAAGTACGCGATCTCAAGGTGCACTTCCCGACCGACGACGGCCTGGTCAAGTCCGTCGACGGGCTCAGCTTCCAGCTGGAGAAGGGCAAGACCCTCGGCATCGTCGGCGAGTCGGGATCCGGCAAGTCCGTCACCTCGCTCGGCATCCTCGGCCTGCACACCGCAGGGCAGTACGGCCGCCGCAGGGCGCAGCTCTCCGGTGAGATCTGGCTGAACGGCACGGAGCTGCTGACCGCGGACCCGAACGAGGTGCGCAAGCTGCGTGGCCGCGACATGGCGATGATCTTCCAGGACCCGCTGTCCGCGCTGCACCCGTACTACTCCATCGGCAAGCAGATCATGGAGGCGTACCGGGTCCACCACAACGTGGACAAGAAGGCCGCCCGCAAGCGCGCCATCGAGATGCTCGACCGGGTGGGCATCCCCCAGCCGGACAAGCGGGTCGACAGCTACCCGCACGAGTTCTCCGGCGGCATGCGCCAGCGCGCGATGATCGCGATGGCCCTGGTGAACAACCCCGAGCTGCTCATCGCGGACGAGCCGACGACCGCCCTGGACGTCACCGTCCAGGCGCAGATCCTCGACCTCATCCGGGATCTGCAGAAGGAGTTCGGCTCCGCGGTCATCATGATCACGCACGACCTGGGCGTCGTCGCCGAGATGGCGGACGAGCTGCTCGTGATGTACGGCGGCCGCTGCGTCGAGCGCGGCACCGCCGAGAAGGTCTTCTACGAGCCCCAGCACCCCTACACCTGGGGCCTGTTGGGCTCGATGCCGCGCATCGACCGCGAGGAGACCGACCGTCTCGTACCGGTCAAGGGCTCCCCGCCCAGCCTGATCAACCTGCCCCAGGGCTGCGCCTTCAACCCGCGCTGCCCGTACGCCGACATCCCCAAGGACCAGATCACCCGCCGCGAGCGCCCCGATCTGCGCGAGGTGGCCCCGGGACACTTCACCGCCTGCCACATGGCGCAGGAGGAGCGCACCCGCATCTGGACCGAAGAGATTGCGCCGAAGCTGTGA